In a genomic window of Halostella litorea:
- the radA gene encoding DNA repair and recombination protein RadA yields the protein MAADADLETLPGVGPATAEKLKDAGFDSFQGLAVASPSELSNTADVGDSTASDIVQAAREAADVGGFETGADVLERREKIGKLSWKIDEVDELLGGGVETQSITEVYGEFGSGKSQVTHQLCVNVQLPKEHGGLGGAAMFVDSEDTFRPERIDDMVRGLSDETLEAFMEDREIEGSPDDDEAMDELIESVLDQIHVAKAFNSNHQMLLAEKAQELASETQDDEYPIRLLCVDSLTAHFRAEYVGRGELAERQQKLNKHLHDLDKVGNLHNVAVLVTNQVASNPDSFFGDPTQPIGGNILGHKSTFRIYLRKSKGDKRIVKMVDAPNLPDGEAVMRVEDGGLKPE from the coding sequence CGGAGAAGCTCAAGGACGCCGGCTTCGACTCGTTCCAGGGCCTCGCCGTCGCGAGCCCCAGCGAACTGTCGAACACGGCCGACGTCGGCGACAGCACCGCCTCGGACATCGTCCAGGCCGCCCGCGAGGCCGCCGACGTCGGCGGCTTCGAGACCGGCGCGGACGTACTGGAGCGCCGCGAGAAGATCGGCAAGCTCAGCTGGAAGATAGACGAGGTCGACGAACTGCTCGGCGGCGGCGTCGAGACCCAGTCGATCACCGAGGTGTACGGCGAGTTCGGCTCCGGGAAGTCGCAGGTCACCCACCAGCTCTGCGTCAACGTCCAGCTCCCCAAGGAGCACGGCGGCCTCGGCGGCGCCGCGATGTTCGTCGACAGCGAGGACACGTTCCGCCCCGAGCGCATCGACGACATGGTCCGTGGCCTCTCCGACGAGACGCTGGAGGCGTTCATGGAGGACCGGGAGATAGAGGGCAGCCCCGACGACGACGAGGCGATGGACGAACTGATCGAGAGCGTCCTCGACCAGATCCACGTCGCCAAGGCGTTCAACTCCAACCACCAGATGCTGCTGGCCGAGAAGGCCCAGGAGCTCGCCAGCGAGACACAGGACGACGAGTACCCCATCCGCCTGCTCTGTGTCGACTCGCTGACCGCCCACTTCCGTGCGGAGTACGTGGGACGGGGCGAACTCGCCGAGCGCCAGCAGAAGCTCAACAAACACCTCCACGACCTGGACAAGGTCGGCAACCTCCACAACGTCGCAGTTCTCGTGACCAACCAGGTCGCGTCGAACCCCGACTCCTTCTTCGGTGACCCGACCCAGCCCATCGGCGGGAACATTCTCGGCCACAAGTCCACGTTCCGCATCTACCTCCGCAAGTCCAAGGGCGACAAGCGGATCGTCAAGATGGTCGACGCGCCGAACCTCCCCGACGGCGAGGCCGTCATGCGCGTCGAGGACGGCGGGCTCAAACCGGAATAG
- the hemL gene encoding glutamate-1-semialdehyde 2,1-aminomutase, whose protein sequence is MTHEQSRDLYDRALSVMPGGVNSSVRAAIEPYPPFAERGDGGHLIDADGNRYVDWVLGLGPLLYGHDTPDPVQAAVQSRASEGPMYGMPTEVEVEHAEFVARHVPSVEMIRFVNSGTEATVSAVRLARGYTGRNKIVVMQGGYHGAQESTLVEGDADHPRPSTAGIPQSFAQHTLPVPFNDAEAAREVFEEHGDDIAAVLVEPLLANKGIVTPVEGYHETLRDLTEDHGSLLIWDEVITGFRVGGLQCAQGKYGITPDVTTFGKIIGGGYPVGAIGGRSEIIEHFTPSGDVFQAGTFSGHPVTMAAGLESLRYAAENDVYEHVNALGEQLRSGLTDIVADQAPEYTVAGVDSMFKLLFTRDAPDSFDGHCEAGCQQRPDCPRYDTCPKNGADVAAGETDRWRRVFWPKMKEQGVFLSQNQFESQFVSYAHTEEDVETTLEAYKEAL, encoded by the coding sequence ATGACCCACGAGCAGTCCCGCGACCTCTACGACCGCGCGCTGTCGGTGATGCCCGGCGGCGTCAACTCCTCGGTGCGGGCGGCGATCGAACCGTACCCGCCCTTCGCCGAGCGCGGCGACGGCGGCCACCTGATCGACGCGGACGGCAACCGCTACGTCGACTGGGTGCTGGGCCTCGGGCCGCTGCTGTACGGCCACGACACGCCCGACCCGGTGCAGGCGGCGGTGCAGTCCCGCGCGAGCGAGGGGCCGATGTACGGGATGCCGACCGAGGTGGAGGTCGAACACGCCGAGTTCGTCGCCCGGCACGTGCCGAGCGTCGAGATGATCCGCTTCGTCAACAGCGGCACCGAGGCGACGGTGTCGGCGGTCCGCCTCGCCCGCGGCTACACCGGGCGGAACAAGATCGTCGTCATGCAGGGCGGCTACCACGGCGCACAGGAGTCGACGCTCGTCGAGGGCGACGCCGACCACCCGCGCCCCTCGACCGCCGGCATCCCGCAGTCGTTCGCCCAGCACACGCTCCCGGTCCCGTTCAACGACGCGGAGGCCGCCCGCGAGGTGTTCGAGGAGCACGGCGACGACATCGCGGCCGTGCTGGTCGAACCGCTCCTCGCCAACAAGGGGATCGTGACGCCGGTCGAGGGCTACCACGAGACGCTCCGGGACCTCACGGAGGACCACGGCTCCCTGCTCATCTGGGACGAGGTGATCACGGGCTTCCGCGTCGGCGGCCTCCAGTGCGCCCAGGGGAAGTACGGGATCACGCCCGACGTGACGACGTTCGGCAAGATCATCGGCGGCGGCTACCCGGTCGGTGCGATCGGCGGCCGCTCGGAGATAATCGAGCACTTCACTCCCTCGGGCGACGTGTTCCAGGCCGGCACGTTCTCGGGCCACCCCGTGACGATGGCCGCGGGCCTCGAAAGCCTGCGCTACGCCGCCGAGAACGACGTGTACGAGCACGTCAACGCGCTGGGCGAACAGCTACGGAGCGGGCTCACCGACATCGTCGCCGACCAGGCCCCCGAGTACACCGTCGCCGGGGTCGACAGCATGTTCAAACTGCTGTTCACCCGCGACGCCCCCGACTCGTTCGACGGGCACTGCGAGGCCGGCTGCCAGCAGCGCCCCGACTGCCCGCGCTACGACACCTGTCCGAAGAACGGTGCGGACGTGGCCGCCGGCGAGACCGACCGCTGGCGGCGGGTGTTCTGGCCGAAGATGAAAGAGCAGGGCGTGTTCCTCAGCCAGAACCAGTTCGAGTCCCAGTTCGTCAGCTACGCCCACACCGAGGAGGACGTGGAGACGACGCTGGAAGCGTACAAGGAGGCGCTGTAG
- a CDS encoding DMT family transporter, with amino-acid sequence MARYRTAAGFVLLGVLWGTSFPAAKASLSVLPPALLAAFRFDAVAVLVLGYAAVGAGRWRPRGRDWLAVVAAGVCLIAAHHALLFAGQQYVTSAVAAVVVSAIPVITAGASSVALPTQRLGPTTVAGLLLGLAGVVVVARPDPGSADASAVGVALVFGSALAWAVGAVAIERVRTDLPAPALQGWAMVVGAPLLHLASLALGEPQSVAWTPRAAVAMAYLVVVAGGAGYLLYFSLLDLLGSVEINLVNYLVPVFAALTGWVALGESLTAATVVGFVVVFAGFALVKRRALQAELRARTAT; translated from the coding sequence ATGGCACGGTACCGAACGGCGGCCGGGTTCGTCCTCCTGGGCGTCCTCTGGGGCACCTCGTTTCCCGCGGCGAAGGCGTCGCTGTCGGTGCTCCCGCCGGCGCTGCTCGCCGCGTTCCGGTTCGACGCAGTCGCCGTGCTCGTGCTCGGGTACGCCGCGGTCGGGGCGGGGCGGTGGCGGCCGAGGGGCCGGGACTGGCTGGCCGTCGTCGCCGCGGGCGTCTGCCTCATCGCCGCCCACCACGCGCTGCTGTTCGCCGGCCAGCAGTACGTCACCAGCGCCGTCGCGGCCGTGGTGGTGAGCGCCATCCCCGTCATCACGGCCGGCGCGTCCAGCGTCGCGCTCCCGACCCAGCGCCTCGGGCCGACGACGGTGGCGGGGCTGTTGCTCGGCCTCGCCGGCGTGGTCGTCGTCGCGCGGCCGGACCCCGGGTCGGCCGACGCCTCGGCGGTCGGCGTGGCGCTCGTGTTCGGGTCCGCGCTCGCCTGGGCGGTCGGCGCGGTGGCGATAGAGCGCGTGCGGACGGACCTCCCGGCCCCCGCCCTCCAGGGGTGGGCGATGGTCGTCGGCGCGCCCCTGCTCCACCTCGCCAGCCTCGCGCTCGGCGAACCGCAGTCCGTGGCGTGGACCCCGCGGGCGGCCGTCGCGATGGCGTACCTCGTCGTCGTCGCCGGCGGCGCGGGCTACCTGCTGTACTTCTCGCTGCTCGACCTGCTCGGCTCGGTCGAGATCAACCTCGTCAACTACCTCGTGCCGGTGTTCGCCGCGCTGACGGGGTGGGTCGCGCTGGGCGAGTCCCTCACCGCGGCGACCGTCGTCGGCTTCGTCGTCGTGTTCGCCGGGTTCGCGCTGGTCAAGCGCCGGGCGCTGCAGGCGGAACTGCGGGCGCGGACCGCGACGTAG
- a CDS encoding thioesterase family protein, which produces MQPITDRPVRFGELAGPLVHGASFFDWQLVATQEVAAAVDYPFEAILADDGIPFAPVVVATSVDRYPGVGDEVTVEVVPLSVGDTSVELLYEVVDGGGDRFAAARMTHVTIAPDGGARELPDDARAALSDARVDRSVEVGPAADGDAGDDLPTLATSFPVRSPHIEGAELAYFEEYPRFAGIVLEEYLEDCGTSLGELGGEKQPFRLRDWEWEFRAPVPFETTLRVECDVRSVDEGAVRVAHELSSGGRTNISGVTEYGCFDREGNPVPFDDAMLEPFRG; this is translated from the coding sequence GTGCAACCGATCACCGATCGTCCGGTGCGGTTCGGCGAACTCGCCGGCCCGCTCGTACACGGCGCGTCGTTTTTCGACTGGCAACTGGTCGCCACACAGGAGGTGGCTGCGGCGGTCGACTACCCCTTCGAGGCGATCCTCGCGGACGACGGCATCCCCTTCGCCCCGGTCGTCGTCGCCACCTCGGTCGACCGCTACCCCGGCGTCGGCGACGAGGTCACGGTCGAGGTGGTCCCGCTCTCGGTCGGGGACACCAGCGTCGAACTGCTGTACGAGGTCGTCGACGGCGGCGGCGACCGGTTCGCGGCGGCGCGGATGACCCACGTCACCATCGCGCCGGACGGGGGCGCGCGGGAACTGCCCGACGACGCCCGTGCGGCACTCTCCGACGCGCGGGTCGACCGGTCCGTCGAGGTCGGACCGGCGGCGGATGGGGACGCGGGCGACGACCTGCCGACGCTCGCGACGTCGTTCCCGGTCCGCAGCCCCCACATCGAGGGGGCGGAGCTGGCCTACTTCGAGGAGTACCCGCGCTTCGCCGGGATCGTGCTGGAGGAGTATCTGGAGGACTGCGGGACGAGCCTCGGCGAGCTAGGCGGCGAGAAGCAGCCGTTCCGGCTCCGGGACTGGGAGTGGGAGTTCCGCGCGCCCGTGCCGTTCGAGACGACCCTCCGGGTCGAGTGCGACGTGCGGTCGGTCGACGAGGGAGCGGTCCGCGTCGCCCACGAACTGTCGAGCGGCGGCCGGACGAACATCTCGGGCGTCACCGAGTACGGCTGCTTCGACCGGGAGGGCAACCCCGTCCCGTTCGACGACGCGATGCTGGAGCCGTTCCGGGGGTGA
- a CDS encoding ammonium transporter, with product MFADVLLQATVEDLETIVEGVNLLWVLVVTFLIFFMHAGFAMLEAGQVRSKNVANQLTKNLLTWSVGVLAFFIVGAGVSTVVGTLTSSGSITVSDLYATMTTSAVNDWVGWLFGAVFAMTAATIVSGAVAGRAKLRAYVSYTVLLAAVIYPVVTGFTWGGGLLAVTDGAANGYIADALGATGFADFAGGMIVHGMGGIAGLTAAYVIGPRMDRYNSDGSANVIPGHSMTFAALGTLILAFGWYGFNVGTAATVFAVEDGSIVLGAFDYVGRVALNTTLGMAAGAVGAGLAALYKSGKVDTLYVANGLLAGLVGVTASANVVVWYGGIISGFVAGAQLPFVFEFVEKRLKIDDVCAVFPVHGSAGVIGALLLPFFHVDGFSASLLAAQVVGVVVISAWTILATAAVFGLFKSAGQARVSPEHERDGLDVSEHGVDTYPEFGKPDTVTDGGMDVVRTDGGSDAGGIKMITAIVRPDRLGDVKQSLAEVGAPSLTVTNVSGRGSQPAKKGQWRGEEYTVDLHQKVKVECVVADIPADDVVEAIADGAKTGEPGDGKIFVMPVEDALQVRTGNRGPEAV from the coding sequence ATGTTCGCGGACGTACTGCTGCAGGCGACGGTCGAGGACCTGGAGACGATCGTGGAGGGGGTGAACCTGCTGTGGGTGCTCGTCGTCACCTTCCTCATCTTCTTCATGCACGCCGGCTTCGCCATGCTGGAGGCGGGGCAGGTACGCTCGAAGAACGTGGCGAACCAGCTGACGAAGAACCTGCTGACCTGGAGCGTCGGCGTCCTCGCGTTCTTCATCGTCGGCGCGGGCGTCTCGACGGTCGTCGGGACGCTGACCAGTAGCGGGAGCATCACGGTCTCGGACCTCTACGCCACGATGACGACCAGCGCGGTCAACGACTGGGTCGGCTGGCTGTTCGGCGCGGTGTTCGCGATGACCGCCGCGACGATCGTCTCCGGCGCGGTGGCCGGCCGCGCGAAGCTCCGCGCGTACGTCAGCTACACCGTCCTGCTGGCCGCGGTCATCTACCCCGTCGTCACCGGCTTCACCTGGGGCGGCGGCCTGCTCGCGGTCACCGACGGCGCGGCGAACGGCTACATCGCCGACGCGCTCGGCGCGACCGGCTTCGCGGACTTCGCGGGCGGCATGATCGTCCACGGCATGGGCGGCATCGCCGGCCTCACGGCGGCGTACGTCATCGGCCCGCGGATGGACCGCTACAACTCCGACGGCTCCGCGAACGTCATCCCCGGTCACTCGATGACGTTCGCGGCGCTCGGCACGCTCATCCTCGCGTTCGGCTGGTACGGCTTCAACGTCGGCACGGCCGCGACGGTGTTCGCCGTCGAGGACGGCTCGATCGTGCTCGGCGCGTTCGACTACGTCGGCCGCGTCGCGCTGAACACCACGCTCGGCATGGCCGCGGGTGCGGTCGGTGCCGGGCTGGCCGCGCTGTACAAGTCCGGCAAGGTCGACACGCTGTACGTCGCGAACGGCCTGCTTGCGGGCCTGGTCGGCGTGACCGCGTCCGCGAACGTCGTCGTCTGGTACGGCGGCATCATCTCCGGCTTCGTCGCCGGGGCGCAGCTGCCGTTCGTGTTCGAGTTCGTCGAGAAGCGCCTGAAGATCGACGACGTCTGCGCCGTCTTCCCCGTCCACGGCTCGGCCGGCGTCATCGGCGCGCTGCTGCTCCCGTTCTTCCACGTCGACGGCTTCAGCGCGAGCCTGCTGGCCGCACAGGTCGTCGGCGTCGTCGTCATCTCCGCGTGGACGATCCTGGCGACCGCCGCGGTGTTCGGGCTGTTCAAGTCCGCGGGTCAGGCCCGCGTCTCGCCGGAGCACGAGCGTGACGGCCTCGACGTCTCCGAGCACGGCGTCGACACCTACCCCGAGTTCGGCAAGCCCGACACCGTCACTGACGGCGGGATGGACGTCGTGCGCACCGACGGCGGGTCGGACGCGGGCGGCATCAAGATGATCACCGCCATCGTGCGCCCCGACCGCCTCGGCGACGTGAAGCAGTCGCTCGCGGAGGTCGGCGCGCCGTCGCTGACCGTGACGAACGTCTCCGGCCGCGGCAGCCAGCCCGCCAAGAAGGGCCAGTGGCGCGGCGAGGAGTACACGGTCGACCTGCACCAGAAGGTGAAAGTCGAGTGCGTCGTCGCCGACATCCCGGCCGACGACGTGGTCGAGGCGATCGCCGACGGCGCGAAGACCGGCGAGCCCGGCGACGGGAAGATCTTCGTGATGCCCGTCGAGGACGCGCTGCAGGTCCGCACCGGCAACCGCGGTCCGGAAGCGGTGTAG
- the hemB gene encoding porphobilinogen synthase: MTPTRRPRRLRQDGVRELVSETDLDASDLIAPVFVDATVDERRPIESMPGHERVPVEEAVARVEELLGVGVESVMLFGIPESKDERGTRAWAEDGVVQRATRRITEATDAYVITDVCLCEYTDHGHCGVIEDAAAEDPDVTVRNDETLDLLSKTAVSHADAGADMVAPSSMTDGMVGAIRAGLDDAGHEHVPVMSYAVKYESAFYGPFRDAADGAPAFGDRRHYQMDPGNRREAMREAELDVEQGADALMVKPALPYLDVVSDVREAFDHPVAAYNVSGEYAMLHAAAEKGWLDLEGTAVESLLSIKRAGADLILTYFAEDIADAL; the protein is encoded by the coding sequence ATGACCCCCACCCGACGGCCGCGCCGCCTGCGGCAGGACGGCGTCCGCGAACTCGTCAGCGAGACCGACCTCGACGCGAGCGACCTGATCGCCCCGGTGTTCGTCGACGCCACCGTCGACGAGCGCCGCCCCATCGAGTCGATGCCCGGCCACGAGCGCGTCCCGGTCGAGGAGGCCGTCGCGCGCGTAGAGGAACTGCTCGGCGTCGGCGTCGAGTCCGTGATGCTGTTCGGGATCCCGGAGTCCAAAGACGAGCGCGGCACGCGCGCCTGGGCCGAGGACGGCGTCGTCCAGCGCGCGACCCGCCGGATCACCGAGGCGACGGACGCCTACGTGATCACGGACGTCTGCCTCTGTGAGTACACCGACCACGGCCACTGCGGCGTGATCGAGGACGCGGCCGCCGAGGACCCCGACGTGACGGTCCGGAACGACGAGACGCTCGACCTGCTCTCGAAGACCGCCGTCTCGCACGCGGACGCGGGCGCGGACATGGTCGCCCCGTCGAGCATGACCGACGGGATGGTCGGCGCGATCCGGGCGGGGCTGGACGACGCCGGCCACGAGCACGTGCCGGTCATGAGCTACGCCGTCAAGTACGAGAGCGCGTTCTACGGGCCGTTCCGCGACGCCGCGGACGGCGCGCCCGCGTTCGGCGACCGCCGCCACTACCAGATGGACCCCGGAAACCGCCGCGAGGCGATGCGCGAGGCGGAACTGGACGTCGAACAGGGCGCGGACGCGCTGATGGTCAAGCCCGCGCTCCCCTACCTCGACGTCGTCAGCGACGTGCGCGAGGCGTTCGACCACCCCGTCGCGGCGTACAACGTCAGCGGCGAGTACGCCATGCTGCACGCCGCCGCGGAAAAGGGGTGGCTGGACCTCGAAGGGACCGCCGTGGAGTCCCTGCTGTCGATCAAGCGGGCCGGCGCGGACCTGATCCTCACGTACTTCGCGGAGGACATCGCGGACGCGCTGTAG
- a CDS encoding DedA family protein — protein MQSDVSTVERGRIRRFLSEYGPLALAAGVAVAALVGIALVFLGDEELARRWLDQYGLAALFCILILEGAMLLYFAPSEALVPAGIALLADSTVDTALIILAAVAGATVGQFALFTVAKRYGRGYLLDKAWFRVSASSLDRFDRWFDRWGRVVVPVSNALLFTRGMLTVPAGLAEMSDREFVALSALGSLLFQTWIALTWVYLGEYVTALF, from the coding sequence ATGCAGTCGGACGTCTCAACCGTCGAGCGGGGCCGCATCAGGCGGTTCCTCTCCGAGTACGGGCCGCTTGCGCTCGCCGCCGGGGTCGCGGTCGCCGCGCTCGTCGGGATAGCGCTCGTGTTCCTCGGCGACGAGGAACTGGCCCGCCGCTGGCTCGACCAGTACGGCCTCGCCGCGCTGTTTTGCATCCTGATCCTGGAGGGCGCGATGTTGCTGTACTTCGCGCCGAGCGAGGCGCTCGTCCCCGCGGGGATCGCGTTGCTCGCCGACTCGACGGTCGACACGGCGCTCATCATCCTCGCCGCGGTGGCGGGCGCGACGGTGGGCCAGTTCGCGCTGTTTACCGTCGCCAAGCGCTACGGCCGGGGCTACCTGCTGGACAAGGCCTGGTTCCGCGTGAGCGCGTCGTCGCTCGACCGGTTCGACCGCTGGTTCGACCGCTGGGGCCGTGTCGTCGTCCCCGTGAGCAACGCCCTGCTGTTCACCCGCGGGATGCTCACCGTCCCGGCCGGCCTGGCGGAGATGAGCGACCGGGAGTTCGTCGCCCTCTCCGCGCTCGGGAGCCTCCTGTTCCAGACGTGGATCGCGCTGACGTGGGTCTACCTCGGCGAGTACGTCACCGCGCTGTTCTGA
- a CDS encoding GNAT family N-acetyltransferase produces MPGGTFLSGDRVALRTVEEEDLPFLRDHRNDPAVRRPMTFDRPTNLEQQRDRFEDLYDGDDVVLLACVDGEPVGHVALFHVDDSAGHAEVGYWLTPGAQGEGYATEAVSLLLDYAFDERRLHRVRARAIETNDASRALLDRLGFAAEGVLRDEEYVDGKHVDTHTYGLLAREWNGEVTA; encoded by the coding sequence ATGCCCGGCGGCACCTTCCTTTCCGGCGACCGCGTCGCCCTCCGGACCGTCGAGGAGGAGGACCTCCCCTTCCTCCGCGACCACCGGAACGACCCCGCGGTCCGCCGTCCGATGACGTTCGATCGGCCGACCAACCTGGAACAGCAGCGCGACCGCTTCGAGGACCTGTACGACGGCGACGACGTCGTTTTGCTGGCCTGCGTCGACGGCGAGCCGGTCGGCCACGTCGCACTCTTCCACGTCGACGACTCGGCGGGCCACGCCGAGGTCGGCTACTGGCTCACCCCCGGGGCGCAGGGCGAGGGCTACGCGACCGAGGCCGTCTCGCTCCTGCTCGATTACGCGTTCGACGAGCGCCGCCTCCACCGGGTACGTGCCCGCGCGATAGAGACCAACGACGCCTCGCGGGCCCTGCTGGACCGCCTCGGCTTCGCCGCCGAGGGCGTCCTGCGCGACGAGGAGTACGTCGACGGTAAGCACGTCGACACCCACACGTACGGGCTGCTCGCCCGGGAGTGGAACGGGGAGGTGACGGCCTGA
- a CDS encoding GNAT family N-acetyltransferase encodes MPGAAFLRGDRVTLRTIEEDDLEFIRDNIDDPRVRRPLTNAAPTNLETTRQHFEERISSDDAGVELAVCVDDGARSFEDAESDGPRDGDILGTVTLFDVDGTAGHAEIAYWLAPDVHGRGIMTEAARLMVRYAFEELRLHRVRGRALATNEGSKRVLQKCGMEREGVAREAENVDGEYVDMVYFGVLRGEWSGWDRRGGQ; translated from the coding sequence ATGCCCGGCGCGGCCTTCCTGCGGGGCGACCGCGTCACCCTCCGCACCATCGAGGAGGACGACCTGGAGTTCATCCGTGACAACATCGACGACCCGCGCGTCCGCCGCCCGCTGACGAACGCCGCCCCGACGAACCTCGAAACCACCCGCCAGCACTTCGAGGAGCGGATCTCCTCGGACGACGCGGGCGTCGAACTGGCCGTCTGCGTCGACGACGGGGCGCGCAGTTTCGAGGACGCCGAGAGCGACGGCCCGCGCGACGGCGACATCCTCGGCACCGTCACCCTGTTCGACGTGGACGGGACGGCGGGCCACGCCGAGATCGCCTACTGGCTCGCGCCCGACGTCCACGGGCGGGGCATCATGACCGAGGCGGCACGGCTCATGGTCCGCTACGCGTTCGAGGAGTTGCGCCTCCACCGCGTCCGGGGGCGGGCGCTGGCGACCAACGAGGGGTCGAAGCGCGTCCTGCAGAAATGCGGCATGGAGCGCGAGGGCGTCGCCCGCGAGGCCGAGAACGTCGACGGCGAGTACGTCGACATGGTGTACTTCGGCGTGCTCCGCGGGGAGTGGTCCGGCTGGGACCGGCGCGGCGGTCAGTAG
- a CDS encoding PH domain-containing protein: MSRNDADGRAVQQQSQEPQRGRGQSIDPDIASILIRGEEVLISTRPAWSAWSLHLFVAALAVLASLAVGETEVIAVGFLAAGGIVGYVWYQRKKVRYLVTDRRLIVVTGISSKQTNETWMEDVRGMQTGASFIERFLGHGHITVSESILPRGSLLALSGFRGLTLGGIPDYEEIANVVRQRQAERKGGNY, encoded by the coding sequence ATGTCGAGAAACGACGCCGACGGGCGGGCGGTTCAGCAACAGTCCCAGGAGCCACAACGGGGACGCGGTCAGTCGATCGACCCCGACATCGCCTCCATCCTGATCCGCGGCGAGGAGGTGCTGATAAGCACTCGCCCGGCGTGGTCGGCGTGGAGCCTCCACCTGTTCGTCGCGGCGCTGGCCGTCCTCGCGTCGCTCGCCGTCGGCGAGACGGAGGTGATCGCCGTCGGGTTCCTCGCCGCGGGCGGCATCGTCGGCTACGTCTGGTACCAGCGCAAGAAGGTCCGGTATCTCGTCACGGACCGCCGGCTGATCGTCGTCACGGGCATCTCCTCGAAACAGACGAACGAGACGTGGATGGAGGACGTCCGCGGCATGCAGACCGGCGCGTCGTTCATCGAGCGCTTCCTGGGGCACGGTCACATCACCGTCTCGGAGTCGATCCTCCCGCGCGGGAGCCTGCTCGCGCTGAGCGGCTTCCGGGGCCTGACCCTCGGCGGGATCCCGGACTACGAGGAGATAGCGAACGTCGTCCGCCAGCGCCAGGCCGAGCGGAAGGGCGGGAACTACTGA